One segment of Salvia splendens isolate huo1 chromosome 20, SspV2, whole genome shotgun sequence DNA contains the following:
- the LOC121780872 gene encoding serine decarboxylase-like, with protein sequence MVGSSVGFEFDTTTSFNGNRKDLDRTMAAGALAFDPTAVVAEAVPNGADVEIITEIVLGRNVRTTCFEVTEPDPDDEATGDKDASMASVLARYRKTLVERTKHHLGYPYNLDFDYGALGQLQHFSINNLGDPFIESNYGVHSRQFEVGVLDWFARLWEIEKDDYWGYITNCGTEGNLHGILVGREVFPDGILYGSKESHYSVFKAARMYRMECVKVGTLITGEIDCVDFKAKLLQNKNKPAVINVNIGTTVKGAVDDLDLVIQTLEECGFSHDRFYIHCDGALFGLMMPFVKKAPKVSFKKPIGSVSVSGHKFVGCPMPCGVQITRLKDINALSSNVEYLASRDATIMGSRNGHAPIFLWYTLNRKGYKGFQKEVQKCVRNARYLKDRLRDAGISVMLNELSSTVVFERPRDEEFVRHWQLACERNMAHIVVMPNVTIEKLDCFLNELIQGRSIWYKDEKVHPPCLSTDIGTHNCSCALHK encoded by the exons ATGGTAGGGAGCAGCGTTGGATTTGAATTTGATACGACGACGTCGTTCAACGGAAACAGAAAGGATTTGGATCGGACGATGGCGGCGGGAGCGCTAGCCTTTGATCCGACTGCGGTGGTAGCGGAGGCGGTGCCGAACGGAGCAGATGTAGAGATCATCACAGAGATCGTTTTGGGGAGGAACGTGCGCACCACGTGCTTCGAGGTCACGGAGCCTGACCCCGACGACGAGGCTACCGGAGATAAGGATGCGTCCATGGCCAGTGTGTTGGCGAGGTATCGGAAAACTCTCGTGGAAAGGACCAAGCACCATTTAG GTTATCCATATAATCTGGACTTTGATTATGGTGCTCTTGGTCAGTTGCAGCATTTCTCTATTAACAATCTCGGAGATCCATTTATCGAGAGCAACTACGGTGTGCACTCTAGACAGTTTGAAGTGGGTGTTTTGGACTGGTTTGCCCGCCTATGGGAAATTGAGAAGGATGACTACTGGGGATACATCACAAACTGTGGCACTGAGGGTAATCTTCATGGGATCCTTGTTGG AAGAGAAGTTTTTCCTGATGGAATTTTATATGGATCAAAGGAGTCCCACTATTCTGTGTTCAAAGCAGCAAGAATGTACAGAATGGAGTGTGTAAAAGTTGGGACTCTGATCACCGGAGAGATTGACTGCGTAGATTTTAAAGCAAAGCTGCTTCAGAACAAGAATAAACCAGCGGTCATTAATGTGAATATAG GAACCACTGTAAAAGGGGCTGTTGATGACCTTGATCTTGTTATACAGACCCTTGAAGAATGTGGATTTTCACATGATAGATTCTATATCCATTGTGATGGCGCTTTGTTTGGTCTTATGATGCCATTTGTTAAAAAG GCACCAAAAGTTTCTTTCAAGAAGCCTATTGGAAGTGTTAGCGTTTCAGGCCACAAGTTTGTGGGATGCCCAATGCCTTGTGGAGTGCAAATAACGAGGCTAAAAGACATAAATGCTCTTTCAAGTAATGTAGAGTATCTTGCCTCAAGAGATGCAACAATCATGGGAAGCCGGAATGGTCATGCTCCAATCTTCTTGTGGTACACGCTAAACAGAAAAGGGTACAAAGGATTCCAAAAAGAAGTCCAAAAGTGCGTCAGAAATGCTCGCTATTTGAAAGACCGACTCAGGGATGCAGGGATTAGTGTGATGCTCAATGAGTTGAGCAGTACAGTAGTGTTTGAGCGGCCTCGAGATGAAGAATTTGTTCGCCATTGGCAACTTGCCTGTGAGAGGAACATGGCACATATTGTTGTTATGCCCAATGTGACCATTGAGAAGCTGGATTGCTTCTTgaatgaattaattcaagggcgATCAATTTGGTATAAAGATGAAAAAGTTCACCCCCCTTGTCTATCAACGGATATTGGGACCCACAATTGTTCTTGTGCTCTTCACAAGTGA
- the LOC121781999 gene encoding abscisic acid 8'-hydroxylase 3-like, translating to MLTIVALVLIFLLSVFLLKRSSAPKAMDSIPGTLGWPVVGESFSFLSTFSSPAGIFSFMQERQQRYGKVFKSYVLGRYTVFMTGREASKILLTGKDGLVSLNLFYTGKQVLGPTSLLTQSGEAHKRLRRLIGEPLSMDALRKYFPFINALAIETLHHWSNRKILVLEETSTFTLKVIGHMIMSLEPTGEEQEKFRSNFKIISSCFASLPFKIPGTAFYRGIKARDRMYAMLDATIAQRRKGEGFQQDFLQSLLKKHSKDSSEADDNNDDDNKLTDKQLKDNILTLLVAGHDTTTAALTWLIKFLAENPEVLERLREEHQQIESSRDDGSSLTWSEVTNMPYTAKVISETLRRATILPWYSRKAAQDFDIDGYKIEKGWSVNLDVVSIHHDPEIFPEPEKFNPSRFDEPLRPYSFLGFGNGPRMCPGINLAKLEICVFIHHLVCRYRWKPLDRDDSVQPTLVRMPKNKYPVMIEPL from the exons ATGTTGACGATAGTAGCGCTCGTCTTAATTTTCCTTCTCTCAGTTTTCTTGCTGAAAAGAAGCAGTGCTCCCAAGGCAATGGACAGCATCCCAGGAACGTTGGGCTGGCCCGTTGTGGGGGAGAGCTTCTCATTCCTCTCCACTTTCTCAAGCCCGGCCGGCATCTTCAGCTTCATGCAGGAAAGGCAGCAAAG GTATGGCAAGGTGTTCAAGAGTTATGTGTTGGGGAGATATACGGTGTTCATGACGGGGAGAGAAGCGAGCAAGATTCTACTGACAGGGAAAGATGGGCTAGTGAGCCTGAATCTCTTCTACACGGGGAAGCAAGTTCTTGGCCCGACGAGCTTGCTTACACAGAGCGGAGAAGCGCACAAGAGGCTACGAAGACTCATAGGGGAGCCCCTCTCTATGGATGCTCTCAGAAAGTATTTCCCATTCATCAATGCTTTGGCCATTGAGACCTTACATCATTGGTCCAACCGAAAAATTCTAGTTCTTGAAGAGACTTCCACG TTCACACTGAAGGTGATAGGCCACATGATCATGAGCTTGGAGCCTACAGGTGAGGAACAAGAAAAGTTCAGGTCCAACTTCAAAATCATATCTTCTTGTTTCGCCTCTTTGCCGTTTAAGATCCCAGGAACTGCTTTTTATCGAGGCATCAAG GCACGAGATAGGATGTATGCGATGTTAGATGCTACCATTGCCCAACGAAGAAAGGGAGAAGGCTTCCAGCAGGATTTCTTGCAGTCCCTGTTGAAGAAGCATAGCAAAGACAGCTCAGAAGCAGACGACAACAACGATGATGATAATAAGCTTACAGACAAGCAATTGAAGGATAACATATTGACACTGCTGGTTGCAGGCCATGACACCACTACAGCTGCTCTAACATGGCTTATCAAGTTTCTTGCAGAGAATCCTGAAGTATTAGAACGTCTCAGA GAAGAACATCAGCAAATTGAAAGTAGCAGAGATGATGGATCAAGCCTTACCTGGTCAGAAGTGACCAATATGCCATACACTGCAAAA GTCATCAGTGAAACTCTTAGAAGAGCAACAATTTTGCCATGGTATTCAAGAAAAGCTGCACAAGACTTTGATATTGATG GATACAAAATCGAAAAGGGTTGGTCTGTCAACTTGGACGTTGTATCCATCCACCATGATCCTGAGATCTTTCCCGAACCAGAGAAGTTCAATCCTTCCAGATTCGAT GAGCCACTGAGACCTTATAGTTTTCTTGGATTCGGAAATGGACCGCGTATGTGCCCTGGAATCAACCTCGCAAAATTGGAAATTTGTGTTTTCATCCATCATCTGGTCTGCAGATACAG ATGGAAGCCCCTAGACAGGGATGATTCAGTCCAGCCAACGCTTGTGCGGATGCCTAAAAACAAGTATCCTGTCATGATAGAGCCTCTATAG
- the LOC121782885 gene encoding transcription factor VIP1-like produces the protein MDVDPKFGNSAFNPGRVDPDQIPNAPARLAFHRRAHSESFRFPDLDDILVDGVLADLNLDAPPPQKQSKRNDGLAHLRSLSVDADFFDGLVLDELPPPPPRHRHSNSMDGYSSTTTSCEVDSNAKKAVAADRLAELALIDPKRAKRILANRQSAARSKERKSRYTSELERKVQTLQSEATTLSAKITLLQRDTSGLTAENKELKLKLQAMEQQTHLRDALNEALRSELQWLKITAGHGSNGSSRGCSSPFSPPPRPPTANYYAQQQQHTSPNNARSSP, from the exons ATGGACGTGGACCCCAAATTCGGCAATTCCGCCTTTAATCCGGGTCGGGTCGACCCAGACCAGATTCCCAACGCCCCGGCCCGGTTGGCTTTCCACCGCCGGGCCCACTCCGAGTCCTTCCGTTTCCCCGACCTCGACGACATCCTTGTCGACGGCGTCCTCGCCGACCTCAACCTCgacgcgccgccgccgcagaAGCAGTCGAAGAGGAACGACGGCCTGGCTCATCTCCGGAGCCTCTCGGTGGACGCCGATTTCTTCGACGGCCTGGTGCTGGACGAGctgcctccgccgccgccgcgccaCAGGCATAGCAACTCCATGGATGGGTATTCGAGCACGACGACGTCGTGCGAGGTGGATTCGAACGCGAAGAAGGCTGTTGCTGCTGATCGGTTGGCGGAGCTCGCCCTGATTGATCCTAAGAGAGCGAAGAG GATACTGGCAAATCGACAGTCTGCTGCGCGATCTAAAGAGAGGAAATCGCGATACACGAGTGAGCTGGAGAGGAAAGTTCAGACTCTTCAAAGTGAAGCGACTACGCTCTCAGCTAAGATCACATTGTTGCAG AGAGACACTAGTGGGTTGACAGCGGAGAACAAGGAACTCAAACTGAAGCTGCAGGCCATGGAACAGCAAACACACCTCAGAGACG CTCTGAACGAAGCGTTGAGGAGTGAACTGCAGTGGCTCAAGATAACAGCCGGCCATGGCTCCAATGGAAGCAGCAGGGGTTGTTCCTCCCCATTTTCACCCCCACCCCGGCCTCCAACAGCAAATTACTATGCGCAGCAACAGCAGCATACGAGCCCCAACAACGCGAGAAGCAGCCCATAA
- the LOC121780740 gene encoding fructose-1,6-bisphosphatase, cytosolic, which yields MDHAADAHRTDLMTITRYVLNEQSKHPESRGDFTILLSHIVLGCKFVCTAVNKAGLAKLIGLAGETNVQGEEQKKLDVLSNEVFVKALVSSGRTCILVSEEDEEATFVDPALRGKYCVVFDPLDGSSNIDCGVSIGTIFGIYAINDGVDPKIEDVLQPGKNMVAAGYCMYGSSCTLVLSTGKGVNGFTLDPSLGEFILTHPDIKIPKKGKIYSVNEGNAKNWDAPTAKYVEKCKFPQDGSPAKSLRYIGSMVADVHRTLLYGGIFLYPADKKSPNGKLRVLYEVFPMSYLMEQAGGQAFTGKQRALDLIPTKIHERSPIFLGSYDDVEEIKALYAAEEQK from the exons ATGGATCACGCGGCGGATGCTCACCGTACGGATTTGATGACCATAACCCGCTACGTGTTGAACGAGCAGTCCAAGCACCCGGAATCGCGCGGAGACTTCACCATCTTGCTGAGTCATATTGTTCTCGGCTGCAAATTCGTTTGCACTGCGGTTAACAAG GCTGGTTTGGCCAAGCTCATAGGACTTGCCGGAGAGACCAATGTGCAG GGGGAAGAGCAGAAGAAACTGGATGTGCTCTCAAATGAAGTCTTTGTTAAGGCGTTAGTCAGCAGTGGCCGAACT TGCATCCTTGTCTCTGAAGAGGATGAAGAGGCCACATTTGTTGATCCAGCCCTGCGTGGAAA GTATTGTGTTGTGTTCGACCCGTTGGATGGATCATCCAACATCGACTGTGGTGTTTCTATTGGAACT ATCTTTGGGATTTATGCAATCAATGACGGAGTTGACCCAAAGATAGAAGATGTCTTGCAGCCTGGGAAGAATATGGTAGCTGCAGGATACTGTATGTATGGAAGCTCTTGCACG CTTGTTCTTAGTACTGGAAAGGGAGTTAATGGGTTCACACTCGATCCATCTCTTGGTGAATTCATATTGACTCACCCAGATATTAAG ATTCCCAAGAAAGGAAAAATTTATTCTGTCAATGAAGGAAATGCCAAGAACTGGGATGCACCAACCGCAAA GTATGTGGAAAAATGCAAGTTTCCCCAAGATGGATCGCCAGCAAAATCTCTGAGATACATTGGAAG TATGGTAGCTGATGTCCACCGCACTTTGCTCTATGGAGGCATCTTTTTGTACCCAGCTGATAAGAAAAGCCCAAATGGCAAACTACG GGTACTCTATGAAGTCTTCCCTATGTCGTATCTGATGGAACAAGCCGGTGGACAAGCATTTACAGGGAAACAACGG GCACTCGACTTGATTCCTACGAAGATACATGAGCGTTCGCCGATATTCCTTGGTAGCTATGACGACGTGGAGGAGATCAAAGCATTGTATGCTGCTGAAGAGCAAAAATAA